A genomic stretch from Treponema primitia ZAS-1 includes:
- a CDS encoding GTP-binding protein, whose product MRLVTFAGPPSAGKTSAAIKTAEVLLKEGFTVGAVKFDCISTTDDELYRKKGIPVLTGISGNFCPDHYFITNIEDCISWGVSRNLDFLFSESAGLCNRCSPHIKGVRSLCVIDCLSGVNTPKKIGPMLLFADMVIITKADVVSQAEREVFAFRAREANRNARFLFVNGLTGEGAFELARFLRDAPEIATLNHSEIRFPLPSALCSYCLGETRIGPDYATNSMIARKIEIPADGEAHV is encoded by the coding sequence ATGAGGCTCGTAACCTTTGCGGGGCCCCCCTCGGCGGGTAAAACTTCGGCTGCCATCAAAACGGCGGAGGTTCTTTTAAAAGAGGGCTTCACCGTGGGGGCGGTTAAATTTGACTGTATCTCCACCACCGATGACGAACTCTACCGCAAGAAGGGCATTCCGGTACTCACGGGCATCTCGGGGAATTTTTGTCCGGACCATTACTTCATCACCAATATTGAGGACTGTATAAGCTGGGGAGTTTCCCGCAATCTGGACTTCCTCTTCAGCGAAAGCGCCGGGCTCTGTAACCGCTGTTCCCCCCATATCAAGGGGGTCCGCTCCCTCTGCGTCATCGACTGTCTTTCCGGGGTTAACACCCCTAAAAAAATCGGCCCCATGCTCCTTTTCGCCGACATGGTGATTATCACCAAGGCGGATGTGGTTTCCCAGGCGGAACGGGAGGTCTTTGCGTTCCGGGCCCGGGAGGCAAACCGGAACGCCCGTTTCCTCTTTGTAAACGGCCTTACCGGGGAGGGCGCCTTTGAGTTGGCCCGTTTTCTCCGGGATGCCCCGGAAATCGCCACCCTAAACCATTCTGAAATCCGCTTCCCCCTGCCTTCTGCCCTGTGTTCCTATTGCCTGGGAGAAACCCGCATAGGCCCGGATTACGCCACCAACAGTATGATTGCCCGGAAAATCGAAATACCGGCGGATGGAGAAGCCCATGTCTAG